Proteins co-encoded in one Arachis stenosperma cultivar V10309 chromosome 7, arast.V10309.gnm1.PFL2, whole genome shotgun sequence genomic window:
- the LOC130940846 gene encoding zinc finger CCCH domain-containing protein 66-like, whose translation MCSGSKRKPTQTGLVMEDDYGREEGQHQKISALLELAAADDLIGFKDAVEKEGCDVDEAGSWFGRRLGSKKVGYEERTPLMVAAMFGSLRVLAYILGTGCVDVNRASGSDGATAIHCAVAGGSAASLEVVKLLLESSADVSTVDSNGNRPCDLVVSGANSIPNSRKRMLQAMLEGTVGTDKTLEDVVGQIEEQQRENVVNTPRVLKDGAERKDYPVDHSLPDIKNGIYGTDEFRMYTFKVKPCSRAYSHDWTECPFVHPGENARRRDPRKYHYSCVPCPEFRKGSCSKGDLCEYAHGIFECWLHPAQYRTRLCKDEGACTRRVCFFAHKPEELRPLYASTGSAMPSPRSYSSGSSLDMGPVSPITLGSPSVMIPPASTPPLTPSGSSSPLSGSMWQTQSNIPTLQLPRSSRLKTALAASDINSDTELLMLMMDEMTGLSSPSGWRNSLTNNNPSYHYSLGDRAADLNRLSGVTPTNLDDTFGSVDPSILSKFNGISFDAAGPQLHLPTGLQMRQNMNQQLRGYSSGLPSPKVIGSPKSRVDPSGEPTALAFNPRLAAFSQRSQSFIERSMGNRHSEVPSLATSVAAKPSLAYSHWGSHDGKLDWPMQGEELNKLRKSASFGFRSSSNIPSPRAATRMSAAKVDEPDVSWVSSLVKDAPAQPEPGQFSAEDQQQLQCHLNNGTDVIPAWLEQMYIDQEQMVA comes from the coding sequence ATGTGCAGCGGTTCCAAGAGGAAACCTACTCAAACTGGTTTGGTTATGGAGGATGATTATGGAAGAGAAGAAGGGCAGCATCAAAAGATATCTGCTTTGCTTGAACTTGCAGCTGCAGATGACCTAATTGGTTTCAAAGATGCAGTTGAGAAAGAGGGTTGTGATGTTGATGAGGCCGGGTCGTGGTTTGGAAGGAGGCTTGGCTCAAAGAAAGTGGGTTATGAAGAGAGGACACCACTTATGGTTGCTGCTATGTTTGGAAGCCTGAGAGTTTTGGCTTATATTCTTGGAACTGGCTGTGTTGATGTTAACAGGGCTAGTGGCTCGGATGGGGCTACTGCAATTCATTGTGCTGTTGCTGGGGGTTCTGCTGCTTCCCTTGAGGTTGTCAAGCTTTTGCTTGAATCATCGGCAGATGTTAGTACTGTTGATTCAAATGGTAACCGGCCTTGCGATTTGGTTGTCTCTGGGGCTAACTCTATCCCCAATTCAAGGAAGAGGATGCTGCAAGCCATGCTGGAAGGTACAGTTGGTACTGACAAGACGTTAGAGGATGTAGTTGGCCAAATCGAGGAACAACAAAGGGAAAACGTGGTGAACACGCCCCGTGTGTTGAAAGATGGGGCTGAGCGGAAGGATTATCCTGTTGATCACTCTCTTCCTGACATAAAGAACGGGATATATGGTACTGACGAGTTCAGGATGTATACATTCAAGGTGAAGCCTTGTTCAAGGGCTTATTCTCATGATTGGACCGAGTGTCCCTTTGTTCACCCAGGGGAAAATGCCAGGCGACGCGATCCAAGGAAATACCATTATAGCTGTGTGCCTTGTCCTGAATTCCGTAAGGGGTCATGCAGCAAGGGAGATTTATGCGAGTATGCACATGGTATTTTCGAGTGTTGGCTTCATCCTGCCCAGTACCGGACCCGGCTTTGCAAGGACGAGGGTGCATGTACAAGAAGAGTTTGCTTCTTTGCACACAAGCCTGAGGAGCTTCGCCCCCTCTATGCTTCTACTGGTTCGGCTATGCCATCTCCTAGATCCTACTCCAGTGGTTCTTCATTGGATATGGGTCCAGTTAGCCCAATAACACTTGGTTCTCCATCTGTTATGATACCACCTGCGTCAACACCGCCTTTGACTCCTTCTGGATCTTCCTCTCCTCTCTCCGGATCCATGTGGCAGACTCAATCTAACATCCCAACCCTGCAGCTTCCTAGAAGCAGCAGATTGAAAACTGCTTTAGCTGCTAGCGATATTAATTCGGATACTGAATTGCTTATGCTAATGATGGATGAGATGACTGGTCTTTCCTCCCCTTCCGGTTGGAGAAATTCCTTGACTAATAATAATCCATCTTATCATTATTCTTTGGGCGATCGTGCTGCAGATCTAAATAGGCTTTCAGGAGTGACGCCTACTAACCTTGACGACACTTTTGGGTCTGTCGACCCGTCAATTTTGTCcaaattcaatggaatctcaTTTGATGCTGCAGGACCTCAGTTACATCTTCCAACTGGATTGCAGATGCGCCAGAACATGAATCAGCAGCTGCGAGGCTATTCTTCTGGCCTCCCTTCTCCGAAAGTGATTGGATCCCCAAAATCCAGGGTTGATCCATCAGGGGAACCGACTGCACTGGCTTTCAATCCAAGACTTGCTGCCTTTTCACAGCGGAGCCAGAGCTTCATCGAGCGCAGCATGGGAAACCGTCATTCTGAGGTTCCTTCGCTGGCCACCTCTGTGGCAGCAAAGCCTTCTTTGGCATATTCTCATTGGGGCTCTCATGATGGAAAATTGGACTGGCCGATGCAGGGCGAAGAGCTGAACAAGCTGAGGAAATCTGCTTCTTTTGGATTTCGAAGCAGCAGCAATATTCCCTCGCCCAGGGCTGCGACCAGAATGTCAGCTGCAAAAGTTGACGAGCCGGACGTGTCTTGGGTTAGCTCGCTTGTGAAGGACGCTCCGGCACAGCCAGAGCCCGGCCAGTTTAGTGCCGAAGATCAGCAACAGCTGCAATGTCATCTCAACAATGGAACAGATGTGATTCCAGCATGGTTGGAGCAAATGTACATTGACCAGGAGCAAATGGTGGCATGA